DNA from Pyramidobacter piscolens W5455:
GTACAACGTCCTCAGGTTCTCCTGCTCGTTGTAAAACGGCACCGCCACGGAAAACAGCGGCCGTCTTCCCCGTCTCTTCTCGGTCATGCTATCGCTCCTTTCGCACCGCGTGCCGTCTTTAAAATTTGACGACGACCGCCTCGTTCACGACCCTGATCGAGCCTTCGAGAGGGTAGCGCGGCATGGCCATCACCTCGGGCAGTTTTTCGAAGGATTTCACGTTCTCGATGACGATCGGCGAATAATCGCACCACATGCGCATGAAGTTCTTCCACGCGTAGTTGTTGATCAGCGGCGACTTCTCGTTGAACAAGTAGGGAATCAGGCGGATGCGTTCGAATTCCGGGATCACGGGCGCGTTGAAATCCTGTTTGTCGTCGTCGTTCAGAAAAGCCACGGGCAGGTACGGCGAATAGCCGGGCACGCTTTCGATGCGCGTCGCCAGCCGCGTGAAGTAGCCGATTGCCTGGTTCTGCAGAAAGTTGGCCTTGAAATAGCAGATATTGGAGAAGTGACAGTACAGCACCGTCACGCAGAACATCAGCAGCACGCCGCCGCGGTAGATCCAGCGCGGGTAATGGAGGCGGTCCAGCGCGGCGTTTTCCAGCAGGCAGATGAACCCCACGAAGACGAAGACTTTGGAATAAACCATGAGCGAGTGGATCATCTTCACGTCCACCATGACGTGAATGAAGTTGACCGCCAGCGGCAGCAGCGCCAGCGTCAGCAGGAACTCGAGGCCGCGGCGCGGCTTGTGACGGAACAGCTGAGCGGCACGATCCAGCCCGAGCAGGACGCCGAACCACAGCACGGCCTGATAGAGCCAGCGCAGCGACGCCGTGGGATACATGTCGCGCATCTTCATCGGCGGCGGCAGAAAGAACTCGCGGTAAGCCCGCGCCGCGCGGTCGAGATACTCGCTCCAGCCGCCGAAGCCGAACGTGTTGATGCTCTCGTAATCGGAAAGCTGCGCGCCCGCCACCCTCAGGCTCAGCCAGTTCGCCGCCAGGTACAGCGTCATGAACAGCGCGCAAGCCAGCGCCAGGGAAAGTCCCCGCCAGAAGAAATCGAAACGCCGCGCCGAAGCGTCATAATGCAGGCTCATCATCATGTGCAGCAGCATGACGCTGAGCACGATGGGAATGCAGGACTGATACACGCCCACCGCGCAGGCCGCCAGCACGCACCCCGCCGGCAACCGGTACCAGTGCCGCCGGTCGCCGTCGCAGATCAGCCAGGCGCCGGCCACGGCCAGGTCGAGGCCGATCATGTAATAGGGCACCGTGTACATGTACCCCATCATCGCCGTCACGACCGGAAAGGCCACCATCACTCCCGCCAGCAGCACGCAGCTGTAAACGCGCTGCAGCCGGAAGATCTTCGCCGTCATGCAGGCCGCCAGCCCGACCAGAATCAGC
Protein-coding regions in this window:
- a CDS encoding glucosyltransferase domain-containing protein, with translation MEQSKNPCRLILLSALLWGLFAHGMMLLNKFSFHDDAKLGFGLGATVTSGRWMLEVLKRVTEFVFGGTLYSLPLFNGLLTLILVGLAACMTAKIFRLQRVYSCVLLAGVMVAFPVVTAMMGYMYTVPYYMIGLDLAVAGAWLICDGDRRHWYRLPAGCVLAACAVGVYQSCIPIVLSVMLLHMMMSLHYDASARRFDFFWRGLSLALACALFMTLYLAANWLSLRVAGAQLSDYESINTFGFGGWSEYLDRAARAYREFFLPPPMKMRDMYPTASLRWLYQAVLWFGVLLGLDRAAQLFRHKPRRGLEFLLTLALLPLAVNFIHVMVDVKMIHSLMVYSKVFVFVGFICLLENAALDRLHYPRWIYRGGVLLMFCVTVLYCHFSNICYFKANFLQNQAIGYFTRLATRIESVPGYSPYLPVAFLNDDDKQDFNAPVIPEFERIRLIPYLFNEKSPLINNYAWKNFMRMWCDYSPIVIENVKSFEKLPEVMAMPRYPLEGSIRVVNEAVVVKF